In Vibrio sp. 10N, the following proteins share a genomic window:
- the trpS gene encoding tryptophan--tRNA ligase — MSKPIVLSGVQPSGELSIGNYLGALRQWQQMQDDYDCQYCVVDLHAITVRQDPKALHEATLDALAICLAVGVDPKKSTLFVQSHVPEHAQLGWLLNCYTQMGELSRMTQFKDKSQRYANDVNAGLFGYPVLMAADILLYGAHQVPVGNDQKQHLELARDIATRFNNIYSPESPIFEVPEPYIPTVNARVMSLQDATKKMSKSDDNRKNVITLLEEPKSILKKINKAQTDTETPPRIAHDWDNKAGISNLMGLYSAATGKTFEEIEAQYAGVEMYGPFKKDVGEALVAMLEPIQSEYRRIREDRAYMDEVMRQGAEKASARAAEMLAKAYKAVGFVARP, encoded by the coding sequence ATGAGCAAACCCATTGTATTAAGTGGTGTTCAGCCGTCAGGTGAACTAAGTATCGGTAACTACTTGGGTGCTCTACGTCAATGGCAACAAATGCAAGACGACTATGACTGCCAGTACTGCGTTGTTGACCTTCATGCCATCACGGTTCGCCAAGATCCGAAAGCGCTGCATGAAGCAACCCTAGACGCACTAGCAATCTGCCTTGCGGTTGGTGTTGATCCAAAGAAGAGCACGCTATTTGTTCAGTCACACGTACCAGAGCATGCTCAACTTGGTTGGCTTCTTAACTGCTACACCCAAATGGGTGAACTGAGCCGTATGACTCAGTTTAAAGACAAATCTCAACGTTACGCGAACGATGTGAATGCAGGCCTATTTGGTTATCCAGTATTGATGGCGGCTGATATCCTGCTTTATGGCGCGCACCAAGTGCCAGTTGGTAACGATCAGAAGCAGCACCTAGAGCTAGCGCGCGATATCGCGACTCGTTTCAACAACATCTACAGCCCTGAATCGCCAATCTTTGAAGTGCCAGAGCCGTACATTCCAACAGTGAATGCGCGTGTAATGAGCCTGCAAGATGCGACTAAGAAGATGTCTAAGTCGGACGATAACCGTAAAAACGTGATCACGCTGCTGGAAGAGCCAAAGTCGATTCTTAAGAAGATCAACAAGGCGCAAACAGACACAGAGACACCACCACGCATTGCTCACGATTGGGACAACAAAGCGGGTATCTCTAACCTAATGGGTCTTTACTCTGCAGCAACCGGTAAAACGTTTGAAGAGATTGAAGCGCAATACGCTGGCGTTGAAATGTACGGTCCATTTAAGAAAGATGTTGGTGAAGCACTCGTCGCTATGCTTGAGCCTATCCAATCTGAGTACCGTCGCATTCGTGAAGACCGTGCTTACATGGACGAAGTGATGCGCCAAGGCGCTGAAAAAGCTTCCGCTCGCGCAGCAGAGATGCTGGCGAAAGCGTACAAAGCGGTAGGTTTTGTGGCGCGTCCATAA
- a CDS encoding Dam family site-specific DNA-(adenine-N6)-methyltransferase: MKKQRAFLKWAGGKYGLVEDIQKHLPDARKLVEPFVGAGSIFLNTDYEHYLLADINPDLINLYNLLKTQPEQYIAEAKRLFTPEHNRKEVYLDIRAQFNQTDDIMFRSVAFLYMNRFGFNGLCRYNKKGGFNVPFGSYKKPYFPENEMEFFAEKAKKATFVCEGYPETFKRARKGSVIYCDPPYAPLSNTANFTSYAGNGFTLDDQAALADVAEHAAFDRGIPVLISNHDTTLTRRLYHGAQLNVVKVKRTISRNGAGRNKVDELLALFEPRDQ, encoded by the coding sequence ATGAAGAAGCAACGTGCCTTTCTTAAATGGGCTGGTGGAAAATATGGCTTGGTTGAAGACATTCAAAAGCATTTGCCAGACGCAAGAAAGCTGGTAGAACCGTTCGTTGGTGCAGGCTCTATTTTTCTCAATACGGATTACGAGCACTACTTGCTCGCCGATATCAACCCAGATCTTATTAATCTTTACAACCTGCTAAAGACGCAGCCAGAGCAATACATTGCTGAGGCGAAACGTCTGTTTACCCCAGAGCACAATCGTAAAGAAGTTTATCTCGATATTCGCGCTCAGTTTAACCAAACCGACGACATTATGTTTCGCTCGGTCGCCTTCTTGTACATGAACCGTTTTGGGTTTAACGGCTTGTGCCGTTACAACAAAAAGGGGGGCTTTAACGTGCCGTTTGGTTCATACAAAAAGCCATACTTCCCTGAGAATGAAATGGAGTTCTTTGCAGAGAAAGCGAAGAAAGCCACGTTTGTCTGTGAGGGTTACCCTGAGACCTTTAAGCGCGCTCGAAAAGGCAGCGTGATTTACTGCGATCCTCCATACGCTCCGCTTTCCAACACGGCCAATTTTACCTCTTATGCAGGTAATGGTTTTACCTTGGACGATCAGGCTGCACTTGCCGATGTGGCTGAGCATGCGGCGTTTGACCGTGGCATTCCGGTACTGATCTCTAATCACGACACCACGTTGACGCGCCGCTTGTATCACGGAGCCCAGCTCAATGTGGTCAAAGTGAAGCGAACTATCAGCCGCAATGGCGCCGGTCGCAATAAAGTCGATGAATTGTTGGCATTATTTGAACCGCGAGATCAATAA
- a CDS encoding ExeM/NucH family extracellular endonuclease, whose amino-acid sequence MTTNNRRSLLAVAIGSLLAANANAELIISQYVEGGGYNKAIEIANTGDTPLTLDGYQLARSTNGDGSWGSTLSLDGKTLAAKQVMVFANSGASDAIKAVSDEVENSVTSFNGDDPIAILKSDGSVHDVLGVMGDVDFGTDVTLVRTTAAIEPSATFDASDWVTLDKDVIDGLGDYDLQAAPEAFTCTDSGAAPTFTTISQIQGSGDSSPFIDGYPYITDEDFFVNGVVTAVTSGLTKGFYLQDITPDNDVATSDGLFVHTGGLVADLAPGDVVCVKGKVQEYYSHTQLASDMNSYLKQSSGNAPAATPLELLEGENLRQALERHEGMLVELTDQSALHITRNFSYDYAARRNNMLLSYQAPLYKPTQLHPAESSEAVALAEHNANHRVFVESDQKAPSGQIPYYPSFATDPDQNGSSENHLRLGSRVEGMQAVVTYSYNEYRLIVTNELDKSNFVEAGEGFNVERKAAPSVVDADLHVASFNVLNYFNSVADSGDANALGQNRGAESFAEFEIQRAKIVAAMKAMNADIIGLMEIENNGFGEGSALNNLVTALNAEFDNTDDHYAYVEIEAADKHQDTYLGSDAIMVAMIYKPSKVEVNQSAQVIPMPEQHIEAGLISRDKDDTTNPSYDKYQRHSLLQTFDVKGSDESITIVVNHFKSKGSECIEEWIAGVEDSEPSDLQGNCNNFRVSAAKVLGDAIDQVSGDILVMGDMNAYGMEDPILVLTDYDPAQHKREIKTASYTTLGLNDDGTNKVYQQQGAIINQGYGLVNLNTKLHGAETFSYNYGGELGNLDHALANQSLAQKVVAIEDWHINSLESNLFEYSSKYTGDMAKYQDAYSASDHDPILIAIDYSQEEEKEDGAGSTGLASLLALFGFGVYRRQRRHIKR is encoded by the coding sequence ATGACAACGAACAACCGACGTTCCTTGCTCGCAGTGGCGATTGGATCGCTGCTGGCAGCCAATGCGAATGCCGAGCTGATCATTTCCCAATATGTTGAAGGTGGTGGTTACAATAAAGCGATAGAGATAGCGAACACCGGCGATACGCCGTTGACGCTTGATGGCTATCAGTTAGCACGATCAACCAATGGCGATGGCAGTTGGGGCAGTACGCTCTCTTTGGATGGTAAAACGCTCGCGGCGAAACAGGTCATGGTGTTTGCCAATTCTGGCGCAAGCGATGCGATCAAAGCCGTGAGTGACGAAGTGGAAAACAGTGTCACCAGCTTTAATGGTGATGATCCTATCGCTATTTTGAAATCGGACGGCAGTGTTCATGATGTGCTTGGCGTGATGGGCGATGTGGACTTTGGCACGGACGTGACTTTGGTGAGAACCACTGCTGCCATTGAGCCTAGTGCGACGTTTGATGCTTCGGATTGGGTTACGTTAGACAAAGACGTGATTGATGGTTTAGGTGACTACGATCTGCAAGCTGCGCCTGAGGCATTCACTTGTACTGATTCTGGCGCTGCGCCAACTTTTACCACCATTAGCCAAATCCAAGGCAGTGGTGACAGCTCACCCTTTATTGATGGCTACCCTTATATCACCGATGAAGATTTCTTCGTCAACGGCGTGGTTACAGCTGTCACCTCTGGGCTGACTAAAGGTTTTTACCTTCAAGATATCACCCCAGATAACGACGTTGCGACATCCGATGGTTTGTTTGTCCACACCGGCGGTTTGGTCGCTGATCTAGCACCGGGTGATGTGGTGTGTGTGAAGGGGAAAGTACAAGAGTATTACTCCCATACCCAGCTTGCGTCAGACATGAACAGCTATCTCAAGCAGAGCTCTGGCAACGCCCCTGCGGCGACGCCACTGGAACTGCTGGAAGGTGAAAACCTTCGCCAAGCACTTGAACGTCATGAAGGCATGTTGGTTGAGCTGACCGATCAAAGTGCTTTGCATATTACGCGCAATTTCTCCTACGACTATGCTGCGCGCCGCAATAACATGCTGCTTTCCTACCAAGCACCGCTGTACAAGCCGACGCAGTTGCACCCAGCTGAGAGCAGCGAGGCGGTAGCGCTTGCAGAGCACAATGCCAACCATCGTGTGTTTGTTGAATCCGATCAAAAAGCGCCGAGCGGTCAAATCCCTTATTACCCAAGTTTTGCCACTGACCCGGATCAAAATGGTAGCTCTGAAAATCACCTACGTTTAGGCTCACGAGTTGAAGGCATGCAAGCCGTCGTTACCTACAGCTACAACGAGTATCGTTTGATTGTCACCAACGAGCTCGACAAGAGCAATTTTGTCGAGGCAGGTGAAGGATTCAATGTCGAGCGTAAAGCTGCCCCTAGCGTTGTGGATGCCGATCTGCACGTAGCAAGCTTTAACGTACTTAACTACTTTAACTCGGTCGCAGACAGCGGCGATGCTAATGCCCTTGGTCAAAATCGCGGTGCAGAGAGTTTTGCAGAGTTTGAGATCCAACGTGCGAAAATCGTGGCGGCAATGAAAGCGATGAACGCAGACATCATCGGCCTAATGGAAATTGAAAATAATGGGTTTGGTGAAGGCAGCGCGCTGAACAACTTGGTGACTGCGCTGAATGCAGAATTTGATAATACCGATGACCACTACGCCTATGTTGAGATTGAGGCTGCGGACAAACATCAAGATACGTATCTAGGCAGTGATGCCATTATGGTGGCGATGATCTACAAGCCTAGCAAGGTGGAAGTGAATCAAAGCGCTCAAGTGATACCAATGCCAGAGCAACACATCGAAGCGGGTTTGATTAGCCGTGATAAAGATGACACCACCAACCCAAGCTACGACAAGTATCAGCGTCATAGCTTGCTGCAGACGTTTGATGTGAAAGGCAGTGACGAGTCCATTACCATCGTCGTCAATCACTTCAAATCAAAAGGCTCTGAGTGTATTGAAGAGTGGATTGCGGGGGTCGAAGATAGCGAGCCAAGCGACCTGCAAGGGAACTGTAATAACTTCCGCGTATCGGCAGCGAAAGTGCTAGGGGATGCCATCGACCAGGTATCTGGCGATATCCTGGTGATGGGGGATATGAATGCTTATGGCATGGAAGATCCGATTCTCGTTCTGACCGACTACGATCCTGCGCAGCACAAGCGTGAAATTAAGACCGCCTCTTACACCACGCTTGGCCTAAATGATGATGGCACTAACAAGGTTTACCAGCAGCAAGGTGCCATTATTAATCAAGGGTATGGGCTCGTGAATCTCAATACCAAATTGCATGGGGCCGAGACGTTCTCATACAACTATGGTGGTGAGCTTGGCAACCTAGACCACGCGCTGGCGAATCAAAGCTTGGCGCAGAAAGTGGTGGCGATTGAAGATTGGCACATTAACTCGCTGGAGAGCAATTTGTTTGAGTACAGCAGCAAGTACACTGGAGATATGGCGAAGTACCAAGATGCTTATTCAGCATCGGATCACGACCCTATCTTGATTGCTATTGATTATTCTCAAGAAGAAGAGAAAGAGGATGGCGCTGGTTCAACTGGCCTAGCTTCTCTGCTCGCGCTGTTCGGTTTTGGTGTTTATCGTCGTCAGCGACGTCATATAAAACGTTAA
- a CDS encoding SPOR domain-containing protein, translating to MSLCYELRVLELDSQTQLLERVQLLTQFASNFVVIKGEAGAGKTWLAHRYLEAWSHDKNQSLVTSLPNQEDEVNRGNILRQLFPQQMYSTTDSLNDSIERLLDGEACNIVIVVDNAHHASQALLAELWLLYSAALSTPKQNISVVLFTSSDSVASKLTRLSHGLEIKPVELDVDELSEGEAERFFESLVLRYLDESVEKRIKRAFTNTRPLPGEILALGEHKVEKKVIIRSLVGSPAKIAATVAVIVLLLFLGYRWLLQAPKPSISPAEAVKEQTVIPTLEQPQDEVTAEQAQKANQEMPAELSASDDSEALPPVVTSETASVGVAESGERVVITSDVVDALLDDKTDIAVEKAAEIQQAVDSAKTSSNIQPVAIEPPPEVTLDEEVTEALQTPISFSFARDQLNALPSNSYTLQIAAMTAMEDVQRFLNQHSFDKPVRIYPTLRGEEKWYIVTYDHYATIQQARDAAEKLPAELKSLGPWPKALSQVKREIARWTE from the coding sequence ATGAGTTTGTGCTATGAATTACGGGTGTTAGAGCTCGACTCACAGACGCAGTTGCTTGAGAGAGTGCAACTTCTGACGCAATTCGCGTCAAACTTTGTGGTAATCAAAGGCGAAGCTGGAGCGGGGAAAACTTGGCTGGCACATCGTTACCTCGAGGCCTGGTCGCATGATAAAAACCAGTCTTTAGTGACCAGCCTTCCCAATCAAGAGGATGAGGTAAATCGAGGCAATATACTAAGGCAGCTGTTCCCACAACAGATGTACAGTACGACGGATTCACTGAATGACAGTATCGAGCGTCTTCTTGATGGAGAGGCGTGCAATATTGTGATTGTGGTGGACAATGCTCATCACGCCTCCCAAGCCTTGCTCGCTGAATTGTGGCTATTGTATAGCGCTGCACTCTCTACACCGAAACAGAACATCAGTGTGGTGCTGTTTACGTCCAGTGATTCGGTTGCAAGCAAGCTTACTCGATTGAGTCATGGACTGGAGATAAAACCGGTTGAGCTCGATGTGGATGAGTTGTCAGAGGGAGAAGCTGAGCGTTTTTTTGAGAGTTTAGTTCTACGCTATCTTGATGAAAGCGTTGAAAAAAGAATTAAAAGGGCGTTTACTAATACCAGACCACTTCCGGGAGAAATTTTGGCGCTAGGAGAGCACAAAGTGGAAAAGAAAGTGATTATTCGTTCATTGGTAGGCTCACCTGCCAAGATTGCTGCCACGGTAGCGGTTATTGTGTTGCTACTGTTTTTGGGCTATCGCTGGCTACTGCAAGCTCCCAAACCGAGTATTTCACCGGCCGAGGCGGTGAAAGAGCAAACCGTGATCCCGACCTTAGAGCAGCCGCAAGATGAAGTAACTGCTGAGCAAGCACAAAAAGCAAATCAAGAGATGCCAGCTGAGCTTAGCGCCAGTGACGATTCAGAGGCGCTGCCTCCGGTCGTCACGTCTGAAACGGCAAGCGTTGGTGTGGCTGAGAGCGGAGAGCGCGTCGTGATTACCTCAGATGTGGTTGATGCTCTGTTGGATGATAAAACGGACATTGCCGTGGAAAAAGCGGCCGAAATTCAGCAAGCCGTGGACAGTGCTAAAACGTCAAGTAATATTCAGCCCGTGGCTATTGAGCCACCACCAGAAGTGACTCTTGATGAGGAAGTCACTGAGGCGCTGCAAACGCCGATCAGCTTCTCATTTGCGAGAGATCAGCTTAATGCATTGCCATCAAACAGCTATACATTACAAATAGCTGCGATGACTGCTATGGAAGATGTGCAAAGGTTCTTAAACCAACACAGTTTTGATAAGCCAGTACGAATTTATCCTACCCTACGCGGTGAGGAAAAATGGTATATCGTCACTTACGATCATTACGCGACTATCCAGCAAGCGCGTGATGCGGCGGAGAAGCTGCCAGCAGAGCTTAAGTCGCTCGGCCCATGGCCAAAAGCGCTGAGCCAAGTGAAGCGTGAAATTGCTCGCTGGACAGAATAA
- the aroK gene encoding shikimate kinase AroK, producing the protein MAEKRNIFLVGPMGAGKSTIGRHLAQQLHMEFVDSDTVIEERTGADIAWVFDVEGEEGFRKREETVINDLTEQQGIVLATGGGSVKSKDNRNRLSARGIVVYLETTIEKQLARTNRDKKRPLLQTDNPREVLESLADERNDLYKEVADYVVRTDDQSAKVVANQIVKMLEEG; encoded by the coding sequence ATGGCTGAGAAACGTAATATTTTTCTTGTTGGCCCTATGGGTGCCGGCAAAAGTACAATCGGTAGACACCTGGCTCAACAACTTCATATGGAGTTTGTTGATTCTGATACTGTTATTGAAGAGCGCACTGGCGCAGACATCGCTTGGGTGTTTGACGTTGAGGGCGAAGAAGGTTTCCGCAAACGCGAAGAAACCGTTATTAACGATCTAACCGAACAGCAAGGTATCGTACTTGCAACTGGTGGTGGTTCTGTAAAGAGCAAAGACAACCGTAACCGTCTGTCTGCTCGTGGTATCGTTGTTTACCTAGAAACCACAATTGAAAAACAACTTGCTCGCACTAACCGCGACAAGAAACGTCCATTACTTCAAACGGATAACCCACGCGAAGTACTAGAGAGCCTAGCGGACGAGCGCAATGATCTATACAAAGAAGTAGCGGACTATGTGGTTCGTACTGACGATCAAAGTGCAAAAGTGGTAGCCAACCAAATCGTAAAAATGCTAGAAGAAGGTTAA
- the rpe gene encoding ribulose-phosphate 3-epimerase codes for MKDFLIAPSILSADFARLGEDVEKVLAAGADVVHFDVMDNHYVPNLTFGAPICKALRDYGITAPIDVHLMVKPVDSIVPDFAKAGASMITFHVEASEHIDRTLQLIKEHGCQAGVVLNPATPLSCLDYIMDKVDLILLMSVNPGFGGQSFIPSTLDKLREVRKRIDASGRDIRLEIDGGVKVDNIREIAEAGADMFVAGSAIFNRPDYKEVIDEMRAELAKVESK; via the coding sequence ATGAAAGACTTTCTTATTGCTCCATCCATTCTCTCTGCAGACTTTGCTCGTTTGGGTGAGGATGTCGAAAAAGTACTCGCTGCGGGTGCTGACGTCGTTCACTTCGATGTGATGGATAATCACTATGTGCCTAACCTAACGTTCGGTGCGCCAATCTGTAAAGCGCTACGTGACTACGGCATTACTGCTCCTATTGATGTTCACCTAATGGTGAAACCTGTCGACAGCATCGTACCTGATTTTGCGAAAGCGGGCGCGAGCATGATCACTTTCCACGTCGAAGCGTCTGAGCACATCGACCGTACTCTTCAGCTAATTAAAGAGCACGGCTGTCAGGCCGGTGTGGTACTTAACCCAGCAACGCCGCTTTCTTGCCTTGACTACATCATGGATAAGGTCGACCTGATCCTTCTGATGTCGGTAAACCCAGGCTTTGGTGGTCAGTCATTCATCCCTTCAACGCTGGATAAGCTGCGCGAAGTTCGCAAGCGTATCGACGCTTCTGGTCGCGATATTCGCCTAGAGATTGATGGCGGTGTTAAGGTTGATAACATTCGCGAAATCGCTGAAGCGGGTGCAGATATGTTTGTTGCGGGCAGCGCTATTTTCAATCGTCCTGATTACAAAGAGGTGATTGATGAGATGCGTGCTGAACTTGCTAAAGTAGAAAGCAAGTAA
- a CDS encoding phosphoglycolate phosphatase, which translates to MSAIKLVVFDLDGTLLDSVPDLALAADQAVQELGYPAVTEEQVRDYVGNGADILIGRSLSQSIDVDPSLSPELLAKARVLFDDFYKASGHKLSHLYPAVHQTLDTLVASGITVALLTNKPSKFVPELLEQHKLDKYFKHVLGGDAFEKRKPDPMALHWLMEQEQVSADQVLMVGDSKNDILAARNAGCHAFGLTYGYNHGEPIANAKPDFVADIVSDVLKAVGIDA; encoded by the coding sequence ATGAGCGCAATTAAACTGGTTGTATTTGATCTCGATGGCACGTTGCTTGATAGCGTGCCTGATTTAGCACTCGCCGCTGACCAAGCGGTTCAAGAGCTTGGTTACCCAGCAGTAACGGAAGAACAAGTTCGCGATTATGTTGGCAATGGTGCTGATATCTTAATTGGTCGCTCGCTAAGCCAGAGTATTGATGTTGATCCGAGCTTATCACCAGAGCTGCTCGCGAAAGCGCGTGTTCTGTTTGATGATTTTTACAAAGCGAGTGGTCACAAACTTAGCCACCTTTATCCAGCGGTACATCAAACGCTGGATACTTTGGTTGCCAGCGGCATTACCGTCGCACTGCTAACCAACAAGCCGTCAAAGTTTGTTCCAGAGCTATTAGAGCAGCACAAGCTGGATAAATACTTCAAGCACGTGTTGGGTGGTGATGCGTTTGAAAAGCGTAAGCCCGATCCCATGGCTTTACATTGGCTGATGGAGCAAGAGCAAGTATCGGCGGATCAGGTGCTGATGGTCGGCGATTCAAAGAATGACATTCTTGCGGCGCGCAATGCGGGCTGTCACGCGTTTGGTTTGACTTATGGTTACAACCACGGTGAGCCGATTGCTAATGCCAAGCCTGATTTTGTTGCCGACATTGTGTCGGATGTGCTTAAAGCAGTCGGTATCGACGCTTAA
- the aroB gene encoding 3-dehydroquinate synthase, giving the protein MERITVELGERSYPISIGAGLFNDSAQFAQIPDGKSVVVITNTTVSPLYAQAILDQLASKGCKTSLLELPDGEQYKTLDTFNTVQTHLLSGNYGRDVVVVALGGGVIGDLVGFSAACYQRGVDFVQIPTTLLSQVDSSVGGKTAVNHELGKNMIGAFYQPQSVIIDTNCLKTLPEREFAAGIAEVIKYGIIYDEAFFEWLEENLDKLYALDQQALTYAIARCCQIKAEVVAQDEKESGIRALLNLGHTFGHAIEAELGYGKWLHGEAVSSGTAMAAHTAQLLGDITPQQVTRIITLLERAKLPVHTPDSMSFDDFIKHMMRDKKVLSGKLRLVLPTSIGSAQVVSDVPRELIEQAIDLCRK; this is encoded by the coding sequence ATGGAACGGATTACGGTCGAGCTTGGTGAGCGCAGCTACCCAATTTCAATTGGTGCCGGGTTATTTAATGACTCGGCTCAATTTGCCCAAATTCCCGACGGAAAATCAGTAGTGGTGATCACCAACACCACAGTATCCCCTCTTTATGCTCAAGCGATCCTTGACCAGTTAGCAAGCAAAGGCTGTAAAACTTCTTTGCTGGAACTGCCGGATGGCGAGCAATACAAAACACTCGATACTTTCAATACGGTGCAAACTCATCTGCTTTCTGGCAACTACGGTCGTGATGTCGTGGTGGTCGCTCTTGGCGGTGGCGTGATTGGCGATCTTGTCGGTTTCTCGGCAGCTTGCTATCAACGTGGCGTTGATTTTGTACAGATCCCAACCACCTTACTTTCGCAAGTGGATTCATCGGTCGGCGGTAAAACGGCAGTTAACCATGAGTTGGGTAAGAATATGATTGGTGCGTTCTATCAGCCTCAATCAGTGATCATTGATACCAACTGTTTAAAAACGTTGCCAGAGCGCGAGTTTGCAGCGGGCATCGCTGAAGTGATCAAATATGGCATCATCTACGATGAAGCTTTCTTTGAGTGGCTAGAGGAAAACCTCGATAAATTGTATGCACTTGATCAGCAAGCGCTAACCTACGCAATTGCGCGTTGTTGCCAGATCAAAGCAGAAGTTGTTGCTCAAGATGAAAAAGAGTCTGGTATTCGCGCGTTATTGAATCTAGGTCATACATTTGGTCATGCGATTGAAGCGGAACTAGGGTATGGTAAATGGTTACATGGTGAGGCGGTTTCTTCTGGTACCGCGATGGCAGCGCACACTGCACAACTGCTCGGTGATATTACCCCGCAGCAAGTGACACGTATTATTACATTGTTAGAGCGTGCTAAGTTGCCTGTGCATACACCGGATTCGATGAGCTTTGATGATTTTATCAAGCACATGATGCGCGATAAAAAGGTACTATCTGGCAAGCTGCGTTTGGTATTGCCTACCTCTATTGGCAGCGCCCAAGTGGTCTCGGATGTGCCAAGAGAGCTCATTGAGCAAGCGATTGATTTGTGTCGCAAGTAG
- a CDS encoding type IV pilus secretin PilQ codes for MEKHVQRLVVQGINFFICGLALSLGLLTSSELAANEITNVSFQLNEQRQGVLVVALSEQESAVDVSSHDNGLNIMLRQTKVTAEHLSIYDVTDFATPVTTIEVFDESPHVRLAVKTKQAVDYQYAVSDRQLRVTIVELTQARADERALESRNKDQLTSINFQDMPVRNVLQLLADHNDFNLVVSDTVQGNLTLRLDSVPWTDVLDIILRVKGLDKRVKGDVVLVAQKAELDRQEKLELERHQLTEKIGKLASEIIKINYAKASEMAVMIGGKEAVSMLSERGSVTVDERTNSLLLRDLPDNIEVIKSIIAELDIPVKQVQIEARVVTIKEGNVEELGIRWGVSSTNGNTTVGGSIESNLVAAGNGEELKIDDFLNVNLPAVSDNAASIAFQVASLGTNTLLDLELSALQNESKAEIISSPRLITTNKKSAYIEQGTEIPYLKSTSSGATAVEFKKAVLSLTVTPQITPDNRLILDLDVTQDRVGEVLKTLEGETVAIDTQRIGTQVLVNNGETVVLGGIYQHTFSNKIDKVPLLGDIPGLGALFRRTYENIGKSELLIFVTPKIITPTPALAELGNSL; via the coding sequence ATGGAGAAACACGTGCAACGTTTAGTGGTGCAGGGCATCAATTTCTTTATCTGTGGTCTTGCATTGAGTCTTGGCTTGCTGACAAGTAGTGAACTTGCGGCTAATGAAATTACCAACGTCTCATTTCAACTCAACGAACAGCGCCAAGGCGTGCTGGTGGTTGCGCTTTCTGAGCAGGAGAGTGCTGTGGATGTTAGTAGTCATGATAATGGTCTGAACATTATGCTCAGGCAAACCAAAGTGACAGCCGAGCATTTATCTATTTATGATGTGACCGATTTTGCCACACCAGTCACGACCATCGAAGTCTTTGATGAATCGCCTCATGTGCGCCTGGCCGTGAAAACCAAACAAGCGGTTGACTATCAATATGCGGTCTCTGATAGGCAACTTCGGGTTACCATTGTTGAGCTTACCCAAGCTCGCGCTGACGAAAGGGCGCTGGAGTCGCGCAATAAAGATCAGCTTACCTCGATTAATTTTCAAGATATGCCCGTTCGCAATGTGCTGCAGCTTCTCGCCGATCACAACGATTTCAACTTGGTTGTCTCTGATACGGTACAAGGCAACCTGACGCTGCGCCTTGATAGTGTCCCTTGGACCGATGTACTCGATATTATTCTGCGCGTAAAAGGTCTTGATAAACGAGTCAAAGGGGACGTAGTGCTGGTGGCGCAAAAGGCAGAACTCGATCGACAGGAAAAGCTTGAACTAGAACGTCATCAACTGACCGAAAAAATCGGTAAGTTGGCGTCAGAAATCATCAAGATCAACTACGCCAAAGCCTCTGAAATGGCGGTTATGATAGGTGGTAAAGAGGCCGTCAGCATGCTGTCTGAGCGTGGCTCTGTGACGGTTGATGAGCGCACTAACTCACTATTACTTCGCGATCTTCCTGACAATATAGAAGTCATTAAAAGCATCATTGCGGAGCTCGATATACCCGTGAAGCAGGTTCAGATTGAAGCGCGAGTGGTGACCATCAAAGAGGGCAATGTTGAAGAGCTAGGGATCCGCTGGGGAGTGAGTTCAACCAATGGTAATACGACCGTGGGTGGCTCTATTGAAAGTAACCTGGTGGCTGCTGGTAATGGAGAAGAACTTAAGATAGATGATTTCTTAAATGTAAACCTGCCTGCTGTATCCGATAACGCCGCAAGTATAGCGTTTCAGGTGGCAAGCCTTGGAACGAACACTTTGCTCGACCTTGAGCTTTCGGCACTACAAAATGAGTCGAAGGCAGAGATCATTTCTAGTCCAAGATTAATTACTACCAATAAGAAATCAGCGTATATAGAGCAAGGTACCGAGATACCTTACCTAAAATCCACATCAAGTGGTGCTACTGCAGTGGAGTTCAAAAAAGCAGTACTGTCGCTAACGGTCACGCCCCAAATTACCCCCGATAACCGGCTAATTTTAGATCTTGACGTTACCCAAGACAGAGTGGGGGAGGTGCTGAAAACACTAGAGGGCGAAACCGTCGCGATTGATACTCAACGTATTGGTACACAGGTTCTGGTGAACAATGGTGAGACTGTGGTACTTGGCGGCATCTACCAACATACTTTTTCCAATAAAATCGATAAAGTGCCACTTTTAGGTGATATTCCAGGCTTGGGCGCATTATTTAGACGAACCTATGAAAATATCGGCAAGAGTGAGCTGCTAATCTTTGTGACGCCGAAGATTATTACCCCAACTCCTGCACTGGCAGAACTCGGTAACTCTTTGTAA